The sequence below is a genomic window from Salicibibacter cibarius.
CTTACGGTAAAACCGGTAAAAACAGCGACAACGACGGACTTGGACCCGGGAAAACGGCCGGAAGATTAGAAAAGAGAGCCATTTTGGCTCTCCCGTTTTTTACTAGTCTTCGAATGCTTTTTCAATTTCGGGCAACAAATCATCCCAGTTGGCATCTTCGGTTTTATTGACGGTAACGAAATCATTGATGCCGAAAATGTTGTCGACACCTTCAATCACGAGTAATTTTTTCGCGGTCGGGTGGTCCGTTTCTTCTCCTTTTTTCAAGGAAGTGCTTGATTCGAAAATTGTTTGGTCAGCAGTAAACTTCATCGCATTCGGGTTTGGTGTTGGTTCGGCTTGTACATTCATTAGGGCTTGTCCCTCCTTATTTTATCCTGAACCCATCATAACATTATTGTAAGGGAAAATTAAACGAAGCACACGCGGGGTGCTTGATACAACAAAAGAAGAACGGTACCATGCGATGAAAATAATAATATTTGAATGATCTCCACTGTGTGGTTAGAAGTGAACTCGCGTAAGAAAATAGGAAACCAAGAAATTTTATCATTTTTTGGATTGTTGACACGCGCCCCGATTATTTTTCGCCTAATTTCGTTGCAGCATCTTAACACGTATAGAAATACGTGTTAAATTAGGTTTAGAAGGGAAGAGTAAAGATCCATTCAAAAGATGTTATTAAACGAATTGAAAAGGACGGTTGGTATCTAATTAGGGCAAGAGGGAGTCACCATCAATTCAAACACCCCCTTCAAAACCGGAAAGGTCACTGTTCCTCACCCTAAGAAAGATCTCCCGAAGAAAACAGTAAAATCCATCCTTGAACAGGCGGGGTTAGAATAAACGTATGGTTCAAATTTAAAGGAGGTGGTGGTAGATTGAAAAAAAATCGTTATATTTATCCAGCCATTTTTCAATATGCGGACGATGGAATTTCCGTTTCTTTCCCTGATCTCCCCGGTTGTTTTTCTGCAGGCGTTGATGATGAAGAAGCATTGTCCATGTCCAAAGAAGCAATGGCGCTTCATCTATTTGGTATGGAAGAAGACAAAGATAAAATTCCTGAACCTACGCCAACCAAACAAATCAAAGTTGACGAGGGCCAATCGATTGTCCTCATCGAGGTTTTGATGCCTCCATTTCGTTATGAAATGTGGAATCAAGCTGTGAAAAAGACACTCACCATTCCGAAATGGATGGATGATGTTGCTAAAGATCACCAAGTGAATTATTCTCGTCTGCTCCAAAAGGCTCTCTCCGATCACTTAGGAATCAAAGAAAACCCCTATGATTAAGTTGGGATATTTCCCCTTTTATTTACACCATCACAAGGAGCGACACTGCATTGCACACACTTACAAACATTAGCCACTGGGCCGGCAAATACTTTGCCCCGCTCGTCATCTTAGCCGCGGTTTTTGCTTATTTTTTTTCGGAATTAGCCGTCTTGTCAAATGCGATAAATATTCTTCTCGGGATCGTCATGTTTGGCATGGGTTTAACGTTAAAGGCGACGGATTTCTCGATGATTTTCAAAAAACCTGCCCATGTCATTATTGGCGTTCTTTTGCAATTTACGGTAATGCCGCTGCTCGCGCTGTTCATTGTCTGGTTATTCGGTTTTCCGCCTGAAATTGCCATAGGGATTATTCTTTTGGGATCGGTACCCGGCGGGACAGCTTCTAACGTAATGGTTTATTTGGCGAAAGGAGATGTGCCTTTATCGGTAACGATGACGACGCTTTCCACGCTACTCGCGCCTATTGCCACGCCGTTTATCATGTATTTGGTTGCCAATAACTGGCTCCCGGTAGATCCGTTTGATCTTTTTCTTTCGATTACACAGATTGTCCTTATTCCGATTATTCTTGGCATTATCGTTAATTCCTTCTTTAGCAGAGGGGTCCAGAAGGTGACAACGGCGTTGCCGCTTGTTTCCGTGACGGCGATTATTCTGATCGTTATGGGAGTCGTGGCTGCAAATGCGGATAACATTATTGATGTGGGGCTCCCGATATTTGCCGCAGCTGTTCTTCATAATGGCGGCGGTTATTTGTTGGGCTATTGGATCGCGAAGTTATTAAACGTCGATCCCGCCCAATGCCGGGCGGTTTCCATCGAGGTTGGGATGCAGAATTCAGGTCTTGCTTCCGGTCTTGGAGCTGCCCATTTCAGCCCTTTGGCTGCTCTCCCCGGCGCGATTTTTAGCGTATGGCACAATATTTCGGGACCGATCCTCGCGAATTATTGGAGCCGAAAACATCACGGAAAAAACGATAAAAATGAGGGATACCGATGACCTTAGCAGATATTGAAAAACTAGAAGCATTGTTTTCCGATGTTGTGCAGTGGCGGCGCCACTTGCACACCTATCCGGAGCTTTCCTTTCATGAAGTTGAAACACCGGCGTTTATTGCCGAGAAGCTGGAAGCGTTAGAATTGGAAGTGAAACGAAACGTCGGCGGTCGCGGCGTTGTTGCTTACCTTCGCGGCGAAAAACCCGGTCCGACGATTGCCCTTCGCGCAGATTTTGACGCGCTGCCGATTGAAGAGGAAAACGATGTATCCTATAAATCCCAAAATCCCGGCGTGATGCATGCATGCGGCCACGATGGCCATACGGCGGCGTTGCTCGGCGTCGCAAGTGTTTTGGCGGAAAAAAAGACAGACATACACGGGACGATCGTTTTTCTTTTTCAGCATGCGGAAGAAAAGCCACCGGGTGGGGCGCAAGAGATGATTAAAGACGGCTGTCTTGAGGGGGTAGACGCTGTTTATGGCGCTCATGTCGCCTCCGATATCCCCCTCGGGCAAGTCAACGTCACGAGCGGTCCGATTATGGCGGCGGTAGATGCATTTACCATTCATGTTCAAGGCAAAGGCGGTCACGGCGCGCGTCCGCATCATACGAAAGATGCCGTGGTTGCGGGAACGCAGCTTGTTACTGAACTGCAACAAATCGTCGCCCGGCGCGTAGACCCAATGGATACAGCGGTCGTAACCGTTGGTGTTTTTCAAGCGGGAACCGCGTTTAACGTGATCGCGGATTCGGCGCATATTGAAGGCACGGTGCGAACATTCACTCAAAAAACACGCGAGCAAATCGAGGAGGAAATCCGTTCGATCGTAGGAGGCGTGGAAGCGTCGACGCATGTGATCTGCAACGTTGATTATTTGAACGGGTACCCGCCACTTGTAAATCATGCGCAGGAAACGGGCATACTTGGCGAGGTGGCAGAAGAAGCGTTGGGAGAGGGAGCGCCGATTTCCAGGTCGGCTCATCTCGGCGGGGAAGACTTCGCTTTTTATTTGGAAGAAAAGCCGGGCGCGTTTTTCCACGTCGGAGCACGGACGGACGACGAGAGCACTCATTATCCCCACCATCACCCCCGCTTTAATTTTGATGAAGAGGCATTGCTCAATATCGGGAAGCTGTTTTTGGGGATTGTGGAGAAGTATGTGTAAGGATGGTGGAGTGTTTTTGAAGACATGAAAAAAGGAGGCCAGTGGGCCTCCTGCGTCATTACTAACACAGCGTTTCAGCTGTGGATCGCGTAATGTATGTTTAGTATATGTGATTCCTTAAAAATCATGTAGATAGACGAAAAACAGCCTTTAGGCTGTTTTTCAGAATGAGTCATAATAAACGTAGTTTTTAAACTACGGACTAGTAATGTAAGAATATCATAGCAACTTTCCTGGCTTGTGTCAATCACTTTTTACGTTTGGGAGGGGGTGTCGCGTACAATCGTTTAATTTCTTTCAGAATCTGTTGCATGTCTTCATCCACAGCTTTTGCAAAGTCACCAGCCTTACGGAGCTGTCCGTCAATTCGATCTTTTGAAATCACTCGAAAGTGTTCGACTAACGCGGTATTGTTCAAACCTTTCAAATCTATATGATACCAAAGCCGATCTTCCAACCGTTGTGTTGTTAACGGAACCACTGCACAAATGGGTGATTTTTTCTCGGATCGAATGACTAATACAGGCCGATGCTTATCCTGCTCGTTGCCCACGTTGATTCCCCAATGCGCCCAATATATGTGACGATAAAGGATCGGAAAAAGGTGTTTTTTATATTGTTGTTGATACCGTAATTGGGCTTTTTGTAACATCCATTCTATGTAACTGACCGCTTCATCATTGTCTACCATGTGGAGTATGCTATACATCTGGTCTAACAACCTGTCTAATTGCTTTTTTGTCTCTTCATTCATTTCTCCCACCTCCTCCCGCTAATATTTTAACATAAAATCGTACTTATATTTCACTCGGATATGGTTGAGGAAACAAAAATAAAGGAAGATTAACAATCGAAAGAGGTTCCATATGATAAATCAAAATCACAGAAGACCTTTATGCTGGCATCCATAATTTATGGAAGTCAGCATATTATGTGTAGAGTGCAACGAAAGATGCATTATCAATTGTCTTCAGTATGATATAGTCGTAGAAAATGGCGGGGAGGGGCTAATGTGATTTGGCATGAAATGGACGATGTTGCGTTTGCATTGAAGGAAAAACATGATTTTCGCTGGCTAAAGAAGTTCGGAAACGTATTCACCGTGTTTAATGATCAAGCTTCCGGCAATCTTTGTTTTGGTGTTAAATCGACCGGTGTGAAACGGTTTATTAAATATGCCGGCGCTCAGCCATTAAGGTATTTCGGAAAAACGGACGATGCAGTTGAACAATTAAAAAAAGCGAAATTGAACTATGAATTTTTGAAGCACCCTTCCCTCGTCCGCCTCGTCCATCACGAAGAATTAAAAAACGGCTATGTTCTCCAATTTGACTGGGCAGATGGAAAGAATATGCGACATCTGAACATTGATCATTTAACTTTTCAAGAAAGACTGAACATATTGGATACGATCTACGCGTTCCACGCATTTGTCGAGAAAAAGAAGTTCGTATCGGTCGGTTTTCGCGATGAGAGCCTCATTTATGATAAGGACGCCGGGAAAGTGAAAATCTGTGATATTGGCCATTACGAAAGGGCACCGTTCACCAATGACTTGGAACGTCCGCCCGGCTCAAGGCGTTTCATGGCACCGGAGGAGTTCCAAATCGGCGAAATTCTTGATGAGCGAACGAATGTTTATAGAATGGGTGCAGCCGCTTTTTCATTTCTGGGCAAAGATCCAAGTTTAGCTGAAAGCCCTATCCATAAAGTCGCAAAAAGAGCCACCAGCAAACAAAAAGAGTACCGTTTCCAAACGGTAAAAGAATTCTACGAAGTCTGGAAAAAAGCCCTCGACGTTACGATTGACGTGTGGGGATTTTAATACGTACCTGCTTACTCGGGCTGTCATACGTGAAAATTTAACCGATGCTTGAGGTGCGCTTCCTCTTGACCAAGCACATCTGATCTTTTTCTTAAGCATCACATAGCAGCAATGATATTGAGTATACCGAAATAAGACCGAAAACATCGTTTGAATTCGAAAAAAGGAAACGCAAATGAATAGAATTCGTTTCAAAAGAGGTGCCGCTATGCTCACTGAAAATCAATACTTATCGTTGGACGCTACGGAAATGGCGAAAATGGTCAAAAATGGAGACATCACCCACGTTGAACTTGTCGATGCTAGTACGCAACGTAAAGAAAAAGTGAATCCCACGTTGAATGCCGTCATTTACGACCGAAATGAGCACGCGAGAAATCAACAACATTCGCCTGGCCCTTTTTCCGGTGTGCCCCTTCTTTTGAAAAATATCTCTCAAACGATAAAAGGGGAGCCAATGACGGCAGGGGCGAAGTTGATGAAGGGTAATATCGCGAAACAGGATAGCTACCTCGTCCAAAAGTTGCGTGAGCAAGGATTTGTTTTTACAGGTTATACGAATACGCCGGAGTTCGGTTTGAAGAATATTACGGAGCCGGAGCTCTTCGGCCCTACGAGGAATCCTTGGAATGTAAATCATTCCCCGGGTGGATCAAGCGGTGGATCTGCGGCTGCTGTTGCTTCTGGGATTGTGCCGATGGTAGGCGCGAGTGACGGCGGTGGATCCATTCGAATACCCGCTTCTTTTACGGGGCTATTCGGATTAAAACCAACAAGAGGACGCATGCCTGTCGGGCCGGGGATCGGTCGGCAATGGCAAGGCGCGGCCACCGATTTCGTGCTTTCAAGGACAGTTAGGGACAGCGCCGTGCTCCTTGATGGCCTGCAAGTTCTGCAGCCGGAAGCTGCTTTTCATTGGCCTCGATATGAAGGGGTTTATGCAGACGATATGTCCAAACCTTTTTCGAAGCCGCTGCGGATAGCTTTTTCAAATCGTTCGCCTGTGGGAACCGAAGTTTCTGAAGATGCGAAGGAAGCGCTCCAAAAAGTGTTAACGTTTCTGGAAACGGAAGGGCATGAGGTTGAAGAGGTCGATAACGGGATCGACGGCGTGGCGCTAATGGAACAGTACTACCTCATGAACAGTGGTGAAATGTCCGCGTTGAGGGTGAATATCGAGGAATCACTCGGGCGCTCGCTTACACCTGATGATATAGAAATCGAAACGTGGGTGCTCAGTGAAGCGGGACAAACCGTGAGCGCGGCAACGTTCACGCGCAGCTTGGCAGCATGGGATACTGCCGCGGCGAAAATGGCCGAAATTCATGATGCGTATGATCTTTATTTAACACCGGCAACCGCGTATACCGCACCGAGTGTCGGTGAACTCACGCATTCTCAAGCTGAACGCCAGACACTTATCCGGGCCATCGAACGTGAAAAACACGACCCGCTTCCGGTTTTGTATGATATGTTTTTGCCGAGTCTCACGTATTCCCCTTTTTCCCAGTTGGCGAATTTAACCGGACAACCAGCGGCGTCCATGCCCGTTCACATCGCCGAAAACGGATTGCCCATCGGCGTGCAGGCGATGGCGTCGAAAGGAAATGAGGATCTTCTTTTGCGACTCGCCCATCAGTTGGAACAATCAGATCTTTGGGAAGTCGTGTGTGTTTCGGGGAGTGACCGTAATTAAGTTAGGGGAATGGAAAAATTTTCAGAGGTGTTCGTTCACAAGGTTCACTCGGTAATGCGATAATTCGCCTTAACCCGGCAAATCACCCGCTGCATCTAAAATTTGCTCCATGGCAAAAGAAACGCATGGAATACGCTCGGAATGGACATTATCTTTTTTTTCGAAGATATTTTCAAGTTTATAATGCTGTTCGGTCAGAACATATTGTTCCAATGTTTCGTTGGCAGGATCGACAATCCAATACTCGGGGATTTGGTAGTTTTCATATGTGTAAAGTTTATCTTGCTTGTCTCTTTTGATGGAATGCGGGGATAAGATTTCAGCCACCAAATCAGGCGTGCCCTCAATGCCTCGCTGTGTGATGATTTCCTTATTGTTACGGTGGATCATAATAAGGTCAGGCTGACGAACTTCCGTGTTTGCTAAAATAAGGTCGATGGGCGAGACAACTGAGATGTATTCATTTTCACAACTTCCCATTAGGGTGGATAGCAGCCTGGAGCAAATCACTTGATGCTTGGGCGTGGGAGCGGGTGACATCAATTCTAACGCGCCGGCGGCTAATTCGTAACGACGACCGTCATCGGGAAGTTGTGCATAATCATCATAAGTCGCGGGTTGTTCTTGGATGGTCGATTTTTTATCTTGCGATCTTTTCATTTATTTCACCTCCATCCATAGTATATCATAGGATTTTCGCCCGGGTTGTGGTGTGGGAATTGATAGGATGGGATGCACGTCGGACACTTTTTCTTCGTATGCCTGAAAGTGTCCGAACGAGTTTGATCTTTTGATTATTTCACAAACAATCTCCGCTCGAACTCCGTCAATGTTTCGCACTTGTTCTCCGTCACCCGCAACGTTTCACTCACCTCAATGCCTAGATCACCGATCCATAGTCTCGGGATCATGTGAAAGGTCATGTTTGGCTTTAGCACTGTCCGGTCCCCTCGGCGAAGGTTCGCGGTATGGCTTCCCCAATCGGGCGGGTAGTTGGAGCCGACGGAATACCCAAGGAAGGTATCTTTTAAAACGCCGTGTTTTTCTGCTGACCGCCGCCAGGCCGCTTCAACTTCTTCACATGTTGCCCCAGGTTTGATCGTGCCAAGCGCAACGTGTAATCCTTCTACACAGCGTTTTCCGGCTTCTTTTATTTTCTCCGGCGTTTCACCAATGGCGATGGTTCGCGACAGCGGTGCGTGATACCTGGAAAAACAGCCTGCTAGCTTTATAATAGCAAAATCATTTGCCTGAAATTTTCGGTCGCTCCACGTGACATGCAGCGCGCTCGTATCATCTCCCGATGGAATTAACGGCGCCACCGCCGGATAATCGCCGCCAAACTTATCCGTCCCGGCGATCAGTTCATGGTATACGTCGGCAACGACTTCGTTTTCCCGCACGCCAGCGTCTATCTGTTCAATGCCAACGCTCATCGCATTTTCCGCCAAAGTTGCCGCCTTTCTCATATACTCAATTTCTTGATCGGATTTCACGAGGCGAACCCAATTCACAAGCGCATTTGCGTTCTTGAGGGTTGCGTTAGGCAACGCGCGTTTCAATGCTTCATAGGTTGTAGCCGTGAAATAATACATATCCATTTCCACGCCGATCGTCCGGTTGGATTTCCCCATGAGATGAACGAGCTTTGCGAAAAAATCCATCGGATGTTTTTGATCGGAATGATAATACGCTTCGGGGCAAGGAATAATGTTTTTTTCATTCAACCAAGCCGTTATATGCGCGCCATTCACATCTTGATCTCGCCCGATCCACATCGGCTCCTCTTCATCAACGCTCACCACTACGATTTGACCGACATAAAACGTCCAGGCATCATAGCCGGTGAGATAATTCATATTAGCCGGATCGGTAATGAGCAAGACATCCATCCCTTTTTCCTGCATCTTTTTCTTCGTATGATAAAGCCTTTCCCTGTACTCGGACAGATGGAATCGGAATGTTCTTTTGCCCCCGCTATCGGTAATAAGCATCCACTCCTCTATGTGACTGTATAAAACAGCTATATGATGGGATTACCGTCTTATACCGAAAAAAATAAACCAGTATCGCGCAAATGCACGTTTCAGGATTGCCGCACAAACTTGATCAATCGAATGACACCGGCTACGTTCACGACAATGCTTGCGGCTAAAATCATAAGCCATGGCAACAAACCCATGTTGGGGAACCAGAGTAAAAAGAAGAGTAAAACGAAGCCAGAAAACATTAAGAGTATACCGTTTCGAAGTAAGGGATCGATCGAGCATCAGTCCTTCGTGTTTTTACCAAGATTATACCAAATGTTTGCAAATCCATCGATCAACATTATAATTGTGGCAGGACGTTTCGCAAGGAGGGTACGTATGGCAGAGGAGCAAAAGAATAAATTGTTCTCCTGGGTCGACATCGTCGTGATCGTGTTGTTCATCTTTTTGATCATTACGATGGATTTTGACAATATGACGATGATGAATTGGTTCGCGATTATTATCTTCGGGGTTTATATTCTTCTTTTCATCGTAAAGTTTTTTCTGGATAGGAATACAAATGAATAGCTGACAAATGAGCATGGCGGCAACTTTAATGCCCATGCTCTTTTTTTTGCTGAAAAAGTAACGCTTGACGTTTTTTTCGCATTTAATATATAATCCTTATAAGAATGCTTGTGATTATGATTGGTGAAGGAGGAAAGATTGCCGATGAAGGTGCATTTGGAGCAAGTAAATAAAACGTTTCCCAAAGGTAAAAAAGAATCGCTCCACGTCCTCCATGATATAGATCTCAAGATTGAAGCAGGGGAGTTCGTTTCTTTATTGGGTCCTTCGGGGTGTGGAAAATCCACGATCCTAAACTTAATTGCTGGTTTGGACAGTCCCACTTCAGGAGAGGTGTTGGTTAACGACAAAAACGTAAAAGGACCGGGGACGGACCGGGTCGTCGTCTTTCAACAAGGCGGGTTGTTTCCATGGATGAACGTGCTGGATAACGTTACATATGGCTTGCTTTTGAAGAAAATGAGCAAAAAAGAAGCGGAAGAGAAGGCAATGGAAGGGTTGCGGATGGTCCATCTCGGCAATTTCACGAAAGCTTTTCCCCATGAGCTCTCAGGCGGAATGAAGCAACGGGTAGCGATTGCGCGTTCTCTCGTCATGGATCCTGACGTGCTTTTAATGGATGAACCTTTTGCCGCGCTTGATGAACAAACACGTATTATTTTGCATCAAGAGCTTCAGGAAATTTGGCAAAAGACCGGAAAAACGATTCTTTTTATTACCCATAATATTCGTGAAGCGTTGACGCTCTCGGAACGTGTATTATTAATGAGCACGCGTCCGGGCGCAATTAAAAAATCATTTACGGTGCAGGCGGCGCGGCCGAGGGATCCTTCCGACAGCGTGCTCGTAAACTTGGAAAAACGGATTATGAGCGAATTGGAAGAAGAGATGGAGAAAGTGTTGAAGGAGGAGTTTGGGGATGATTACCGCCTTAAGACGAGTGCTGTTCGTGATCGTGATCGTGACCATATGGGAGATTATATCTAAAACCAATCTGTTCCCGACATTCATGTTTCCTCCTTTGTTGATTCCGAATGATCCGGGCGGGATTACTGTATTGGGAACACTCGTGGATGGCCTAATCACGGGTCAAATTCTGGAAGCGACCGGGGTGACGCTTGGGCGTTTATTAATCGGTTTTTCCATTGCGATCGTGCTCGGCCTTACGTTTGGATTTTTGATTGCCCGTTTTAAATGGGTCGATGACACGCTTGGTTTTTTTGTCACTGCCTTGCAGTCGATTCCGAGTATTGTCTGGTTTCCGCTCGCGATCGTCTGGTTTGGGCTCGGGAATGTGGCGATTTTATTTATTGTCGCCATTGGTGCGACATGGACGATGACGGTGAATTCCAGCGCCGGATTTAAAAATGTCCCTAGCATTTACTTGAATGCTGCCCGCACGTTGGGCTCATCGGGGACGCATTTGGCACGGACGGTGATTTTGCCCGCTTCGGTGCCGCACATCATTTCCGGCCTTCGTGTTGCTTGGGCGTTTGCGTGGCGAGCGATTATGGCCGGTGAATTATTAGGCGCCGCTGGTGGCCTTGGCTATCTTTTGGATATGGGCCGTTCGTTGCAATCGATGGATCTCGTGCTGTCGATTATGATCGTGATCGGGATCATCGGGACGATTATGGATAATCAAGTATTCTTAAGAATGGAGCGCTCCGTCGCTAGAAAATGGGGACTTGGAGCTTAATGGAGAGGATGAATGACATGAAAAAAATAATGGCCGGCGCAGGTGCTTTTCTTTTATTGGGAGTTGCCGGGTGCGGCGGTTCAGAAGAGAATGCGGAGGAAGTTCACATAGGCTATTTCCCGAACTTCACGCATATTACAACGGTCGTGGCTTTGGAA
It includes:
- a CDS encoding M20 metallopeptidase family protein, whose translation is MTLADIEKLEALFSDVVQWRRHLHTYPELSFHEVETPAFIAEKLEALELEVKRNVGGRGVVAYLRGEKPGPTIALRADFDALPIEEENDVSYKSQNPGVMHACGHDGHTAALLGVASVLAEKKTDIHGTIVFLFQHAEEKPPGGAQEMIKDGCLEGVDAVYGAHVASDIPLGQVNVTSGPIMAAVDAFTIHVQGKGGHGARPHHTKDAVVAGTQLVTELQQIVARRVDPMDTAVVTVGVFQAGTAFNVIADSAHIEGTVRTFTQKTREQIEEEIRSIVGGVEASTHVICNVDYLNGYPPLVNHAQETGILGEVAEEALGEGAPISRSAHLGGEDFAFYLEEKPGAFFHVGARTDDESTHYPHHHPRFNFDEEALLNIGKLFLGIVEKYV
- a CDS encoding protein kinase domain-containing protein: MIWHEMDDVAFALKEKHDFRWLKKFGNVFTVFNDQASGNLCFGVKSTGVKRFIKYAGAQPLRYFGKTDDAVEQLKKAKLNYEFLKHPSLVRLVHHEELKNGYVLQFDWADGKNMRHLNIDHLTFQERLNILDTIYAFHAFVEKKKFVSVGFRDESLIYDKDAGKVKICDIGHYERAPFTNDLERPPGSRRFMAPEEFQIGEILDERTNVYRMGAAAFSFLGKDPSLAESPIHKVAKRATSKQKEYRFQTVKEFYEVWKKALDVTIDVWGF
- a CDS encoding amidase; translated protein: MLTENQYLSLDATEMAKMVKNGDITHVELVDASTQRKEKVNPTLNAVIYDRNEHARNQQHSPGPFSGVPLLLKNISQTIKGEPMTAGAKLMKGNIAKQDSYLVQKLREQGFVFTGYTNTPEFGLKNITEPELFGPTRNPWNVNHSPGGSSGGSAAAVASGIVPMVGASDGGGSIRIPASFTGLFGLKPTRGRMPVGPGIGRQWQGAATDFVLSRTVRDSAVLLDGLQVLQPEAAFHWPRYEGVYADDMSKPFSKPLRIAFSNRSPVGTEVSEDAKEALQKVLTFLETEGHEVEEVDNGIDGVALMEQYYLMNSGEMSALRVNIEESLGRSLTPDDIEIETWVLSEAGQTVSAATFTRSLAAWDTAAAKMAEIHDAYDLYLTPATAYTAPSVGELTHSQAERQTLIRAIEREKHDPLPVLYDMFLPSLTYSPFSQLANLTGQPAASMPVHIAENGLPIGVQAMASKGNEDLLLRLAHQLEQSDLWEVVCVSGSDRN
- a CDS encoding bile acid:sodium symporter family protein, encoding MHTLTNISHWAGKYFAPLVILAAVFAYFFSELAVLSNAINILLGIVMFGMGLTLKATDFSMIFKKPAHVIIGVLLQFTVMPLLALFIVWLFGFPPEIAIGIILLGSVPGGTASNVMVYLAKGDVPLSVTMTTLSTLLAPIATPFIMYLVANNWLPVDPFDLFLSITQIVLIPIILGIIVNSFFSRGVQKVTTALPLVSVTAIILIVMGVVAANADNIIDVGLPIFAAAVLHNGGGYLLGYWIAKLLNVDPAQCRAVSIEVGMQNSGLASGLGAAHFSPLAALPGAIFSVWHNISGPILANYWSRKHHGKNDKNEGYR
- a CDS encoding ABC transporter permease, with translation MITALRRVLFVIVIVTIWEIISKTNLFPTFMFPPLLIPNDPGGITVLGTLVDGLITGQILEATGVTLGRLLIGFSIAIVLGLTFGFLIARFKWVDDTLGFFVTALQSIPSIVWFPLAIVWFGLGNVAILFIVAIGATWTMTVNSSAGFKNVPSIYLNAARTLGSSGTHLARTVILPASVPHIISGLRVAWAFAWRAIMAGELLGAAGGLGYLLDMGRSLQSMDLVLSIMIVIGIIGTIMDNQVFLRMERSVARKWGLGA
- a CDS encoding NifU N-terminal domain-containing protein — protein: MNVQAEPTPNPNAMKFTADQTIFESSTSLKKGEETDHPTAKKLLVIEGVDNIFGINDFVTVNKTEDANWDDLLPEIEKAFED
- a CDS encoding type II toxin-antitoxin system PemK/MazF family toxin is translated as MNEETKKQLDRLLDQMYSILHMVDNDEAVSYIEWMLQKAQLRYQQQYKKHLFPILYRHIYWAHWGINVGNEQDKHRPVLVIRSEKKSPICAVVPLTTQRLEDRLWYHIDLKGLNNTALVEHFRVISKDRIDGQLRKAGDFAKAVDEDMQQILKEIKRLYATPPPKRKK
- a CDS encoding ABC transporter ATP-binding protein; this encodes MKVHLEQVNKTFPKGKKESLHVLHDIDLKIEAGEFVSLLGPSGCGKSTILNLIAGLDSPTSGEVLVNDKNVKGPGTDRVVVFQQGGLFPWMNVLDNVTYGLLLKKMSKKEAEEKAMEGLRMVHLGNFTKAFPHELSGGMKQRVAIARSLVMDPDVLLMDEPFAALDEQTRIILHQELQEIWQKTGKTILFITHNIREALTLSERVLLMSTRPGAIKKSFTVQAARPRDPSDSVLVNLEKRIMSELEEEMEKVLKEEFGDDYRLKTSAVRDRDRDHMGDYI
- a CDS encoding M24 family metallopeptidase; amino-acid sequence: MLITDSGGKRTFRFHLSEYRERLYHTKKKMQEKGMDVLLITDPANMNYLTGYDAWTFYVGQIVVVSVDEEEPMWIGRDQDVNGAHITAWLNEKNIIPCPEAYYHSDQKHPMDFFAKLVHLMGKSNRTIGVEMDMYYFTATTYEALKRALPNATLKNANALVNWVRLVKSDQEIEYMRKAATLAENAMSVGIEQIDAGVRENEVVADVYHELIAGTDKFGGDYPAVAPLIPSGDDTSALHVTWSDRKFQANDFAIIKLAGCFSRYHAPLSRTIAIGETPEKIKEAGKRCVEGLHVALGTIKPGATCEEVEAAWRRSAEKHGVLKDTFLGYSVGSNYPPDWGSHTANLRRGDRTVLKPNMTFHMIPRLWIGDLGIEVSETLRVTENKCETLTEFERRLFVK
- a CDS encoding type II toxin-antitoxin system HicB family antitoxin; translated protein: MKKNRYIYPAIFQYADDGISVSFPDLPGCFSAGVDDEEALSMSKEAMALHLFGMEEDKDKIPEPTPTKQIKVDEGQSIVLIEVLMPPFRYEMWNQAVKKTLTIPKWMDDVAKDHQVNYSRLLQKALSDHLGIKENPYD
- a CDS encoding Uma2 family endonuclease; the protein is MKRSQDKKSTIQEQPATYDDYAQLPDDGRRYELAAGALELMSPAPTPKHQVICSRLLSTLMGSCENEYISVVSPIDLILANTEVRQPDLIMIHRNNKEIITQRGIEGTPDLVAEILSPHSIKRDKQDKLYTYENYQIPEYWIVDPANETLEQYVLTEQHYKLENIFEKKDNVHSERIPCVSFAMEQILDAAGDLPG